A single genomic interval of Deltaproteobacteria bacterium harbors:
- a CDS encoding carboxypeptidase regulatory-like domain-containing protein: protein MRRAIFAALFILASCSGSKTDSNNDGIADGVVAPNDVSVIAPSTPVGNISGTVLDADGAPLANATVTSSIDPTKPAKTDSTGHFSFTNQPAGSSVGLTISLSGYTTASLQTTIPSAAGNVPIDNATAFVGPVRLFATTGSLNVTVVGFDGKLLSPNAVLQISPAYTLDSTGSGGGNVVVHATGANGLIGFTDIPDLGELARLTGSSAGYLSLAVEPLDANSDGTIDYGGATLQISAADALASPGSLSVVLPPPSQAQGNLQIVGSNCGTLVSTSQGGGGPAGSLIQSSDSVFVAFNQPVVPSSLSVSVLDDDGTPIDVGSPALVNGGTGTVVSFGGTFPGGHAMSVSISATASASRPARSVTFSGACFVAPASGPGPSVLKATYQGATNAALTPGEVVHLEFDSSIGNETQAPQLSAYFDADLDNDGKRQSVGEYDPNGRNTSPGFPVTVDASQPSVLGGHFSRFYSFTYTQVGLTAVNVTANRPVYVMFNDGRTAGDTSAEWVTGAALTASNPAQGFISPVQ, encoded by the coding sequence ATGCGCCGCGCGATCTTTGCCGCGCTCTTCATCCTCGCGTCGTGCTCGGGCTCGAAGACCGACTCGAACAACGACGGCATCGCCGACGGCGTCGTTGCGCCGAACGACGTCTCCGTGATCGCCCCCAGCACGCCGGTGGGCAACATCTCCGGCACGGTGCTCGACGCCGACGGGGCCCCGCTCGCCAACGCGACGGTCACCAGCTCCATCGACCCCACCAAGCCCGCCAAGACCGACAGCACCGGCCACTTCTCGTTCACCAACCAGCCCGCGGGCTCGTCGGTGGGCCTCACCATCTCGCTCTCGGGCTACACCACCGCCTCCCTGCAGACGACGATCCCCTCGGCGGCAGGCAACGTGCCCATCGACAACGCCACCGCCTTCGTGGGCCCGGTGCGGCTCTTCGCCACCACCGGCAGCCTCAACGTGACCGTGGTGGGCTTCGACGGCAAGCTGCTCTCGCCCAACGCCGTGCTGCAGATCAGCCCCGCGTACACGCTCGACAGCACCGGCAGCGGCGGCGGCAACGTGGTCGTTCACGCCACCGGCGCCAATGGCCTCATCGGCTTCACCGATATCCCCGACCTGGGCGAGCTGGCGCGCCTCACCGGCTCGTCGGCGGGCTACCTCTCGTTGGCTGTGGAGCCGCTCGACGCAAACAGCGACGGCACCATCGACTACGGCGGCGCCACCCTGCAGATCTCCGCGGCCGACGCGCTGGCCTCGCCGGGCTCGCTCTCGGTGGTGCTGCCGCCGCCGAGCCAGGCCCAGGGCAATCTGCAGATCGTCGGCTCCAACTGCGGCACGCTGGTGAGCACCTCGCAGGGCGGCGGCGGTCCGGCGGGCTCGCTCATCCAGAGCTCGGACAGCGTGTTCGTGGCCTTCAACCAGCCCGTGGTGCCCAGCTCGCTCTCCGTCTCGGTGCTCGATGACGACGGCACGCCCATCGACGTGGGCTCGCCCGCGCTGGTCAACGGCGGCACGGGCACGGTGGTCAGCTTCGGCGGCACCTTCCCCGGCGGCCACGCGATGAGCGTGTCCATCTCGGCCACGGCGTCGGCGTCGCGGCCCGCGCGCAGCGTGACCTTCTCGGGCGCCTGCTTCGTGGCCCCGGCCTCGGGCCCCGGCCCGTCGGTGCTCAAGGCCACCTACCAGGGCGCCACCAACGCCGCGCTCACCCCGGGCGAGGTGGTGCACCTCGAGTTCGACAGCTCGATCGGCAACGAGACCCAGGCGCCGCAGCTCTCCGCCTACTTCGACGCCGACCTCGACAACGACGGCAAGCGTCAGAGCGTGGGCGAGTACGACCCCAACGGCCGCAACACCAGCCCCGGCTTCCCGGTCACCGTCGACGCGAGCCAGCCCAGCGTGCTCGGCGGTCACTTCAGCCGCTTCTACAGCTTCACCTACACGCAGGTGGGCCTGACCGCGGTGAACGTCACCGCCAACCGCCCCGTGTACGTGATGTTCAATGACGGCCGGACCGCGGGCGACACGAGCGCGGAGTGGGTCACGGGCGCGGCGCTCACCGCGTCCAACCCGGCGCAGGGGTTCATCAGCCCGGTGCAGTAG
- a CDS encoding aminotransferase class V-fold PLP-dependent enzyme, whose protein sequence is MPAPLSAELFDLDPAVLWVMHCAEGPVPKSSAEAVRAFLPKETRPWTLNFQTDFTGLPAQVRTEAARLVGGRAEDITLTPTTSSGLVLVARGFPFRPDDEVLAPLGEFSTNSWPWLGLRDRGVSLRQLPLWDGHVAGADAWRSLPPRATDDVEGKLLAAIGRSTRLMTVSFVRFQDGLVLDLPRLARGCAERGVALVVDGIQGAGTLPVPLDGLSAFATGGYKGLLAPEGLGFLWTDPGFRARLAPLGSWLSVEAATDFARSNTDLTRAWATDGTKLEQGGPNMLSAAALLASLRLLNETGVPRIAEHVRGLHARLIDGLSAIPAWRSEAERLSALLQAGRMGSVLSLHHGGRGPEGMQRLLESGIRAGIYASVREGYLRIALHGFHSESDLERLLAWLSEA, encoded by the coding sequence ATGCCCGCGCCCCTCTCCGCCGAGCTCTTCGATCTCGATCCGGCCGTCCTCTGGGTCATGCACTGCGCCGAAGGACCGGTCCCCAAGTCCTCGGCTGAAGCCGTCCGGGCCTTCCTTCCGAAGGAGACCCGGCCCTGGACGCTCAACTTCCAGACCGACTTCACCGGCCTTCCCGCCCAGGTCCGGACGGAGGCCGCGCGGCTGGTGGGCGGTCGCGCCGAGGACATCACCCTCACGCCGACGACCTCGAGCGGCCTGGTGCTCGTGGCCCGCGGCTTCCCTTTTCGGCCCGATGACGAGGTCCTGGCGCCCCTGGGCGAGTTCTCCACCAACAGCTGGCCCTGGCTCGGGCTTCGCGATCGGGGCGTGAGCTTGCGCCAGTTGCCGCTCTGGGACGGGCACGTCGCGGGCGCGGACGCGTGGCGCTCTCTGCCGCCGCGCGCAACGGACGATGTCGAGGGCAAGCTCCTGGCAGCCATCGGCCGAAGCACGCGGCTGATGACGGTCTCCTTCGTGCGCTTCCAGGACGGCCTCGTCCTCGACCTGCCGCGGCTCGCGCGTGGATGCGCCGAGCGCGGTGTGGCCCTGGTGGTCGACGGCATCCAGGGCGCGGGCACGCTTCCCGTCCCACTCGACGGACTGAGCGCGTTCGCGACGGGCGGCTACAAGGGCTTGCTGGCGCCCGAAGGCCTGGGCTTCCTCTGGACCGACCCGGGCTTCCGCGCGCGCCTGGCGCCGCTGGGGAGCTGGCTGAGCGTCGAGGCCGCCACCGACTTCGCGCGCTCCAACACCGACCTCACCCGCGCCTGGGCCACGGACGGCACCAAGCTCGAGCAGGGCGGGCCGAACATGCTCTCGGCCGCGGCGCTGCTGGCCTCGCTGCGGCTGCTCAACGAGACCGGCGTTCCGCGGATCGCCGAGCACGTGCGCGGCCTCCACGCGAGGCTGATCGACGGGCTGTCGGCGATCCCCGCATGGCGAAGCGAGGCCGAGCGGCTCTCCGCGTTGCTGCAAGCGGGTCGAATGGGATCCGTCCTGTCATTGCATCACGGCGGCCGCGGGCCAGAAGGAATGCAGCGACTGCTCGAGTCAGGAATTCGCGCGGGCATCTACGCCTCGGTGCGCGAGGGCTACCTGCGCATCGCGCTGCACGGGTTTCACTCCGAGTCCGACCTGGAGCGGTTGCTGGCGTGGCTCTCCGAGGCCTGA
- a CDS encoding molybdopterin-dependent oxidoreductase gives MAELKKTLCNRDCPDVCRIVATVEDGKVTKLAGDPDHPVTQGFLCHRTSQFLKTQYSPDRITTPLLRKNGELVPVSWDEALDFAAEKLLRIRAESGGASILHFRSGGSLGMLKMLSDHFFEKFGPCAVKRGDICTGAGDAAQMLDFGDEDCNDLFDLHHSRTIVLWGKNVFTSSPHTIPVVKEAQARGAKVWVIDPLHNKTVSLSDRYLQPRPGGDFALAMAVARALFENGWTAPDAASFCDGLGEFRALAESRALADWCREADVAEADAVELARALGVEKPASILCGWGMSRRSNGAAIIRALDALGAVSGNVGVRGGGVAYWWNRRRAFDASWIRANETAPRTVLEAMLGRELLEINDPPIRAVWITCGNPVAMLPESETTARALKSRELVVVADSFLTDTVRCATLVLPTTTLLEADDLLGSYGHHFIGVAEPVVAPPPGVKSDLEIIQALAGRVGLGDHFTGTAREWKQRFIKPKLEPKGVTLEQLERAPVRSPMSAEVAFEDRKFPTPSGKVNLIVNTIAEEPDDAGFPLVLMSTSTERSQSSQWVKVPEGPAVVTVHPDATPFADGALARLESRVGGMDVRIKHDARQRRDVAIVPKGGHLHRGQCANALIRARTTDLGEGAALHERVRLVAP, from the coding sequence ATGGCCGAGCTCAAGAAGACCCTCTGCAACCGCGACTGCCCCGACGTGTGCCGCATCGTGGCAACGGTCGAGGACGGCAAGGTCACCAAGCTCGCGGGCGATCCGGATCACCCGGTCACGCAGGGCTTCCTCTGTCATCGCACCAGCCAGTTTCTGAAGACGCAGTACTCGCCCGACCGCATCACCACGCCGCTCTTGCGCAAGAACGGCGAGCTCGTCCCGGTGAGCTGGGACGAGGCGCTCGACTTCGCCGCAGAGAAATTGCTTCGCATTCGCGCGGAGAGCGGCGGCGCGTCGATCCTGCACTTCCGCTCGGGCGGCTCGCTGGGGATGCTGAAGATGCTCTCGGACCACTTCTTCGAGAAGTTCGGTCCGTGCGCGGTAAAGCGCGGCGACATCTGCACTGGCGCCGGCGACGCCGCCCAGATGCTCGACTTCGGCGACGAGGACTGCAACGACCTCTTCGATCTGCACCACAGCCGCACCATCGTGCTCTGGGGCAAGAACGTCTTCACCTCCAGCCCGCACACGATTCCGGTCGTGAAAGAGGCGCAGGCGCGTGGCGCGAAGGTCTGGGTGATCGACCCGCTTCATAACAAAACGGTTTCGCTTTCCGATCGCTACCTGCAGCCGCGCCCGGGCGGCGACTTCGCGTTGGCCATGGCCGTGGCCCGCGCGCTCTTCGAGAATGGCTGGACTGCGCCCGACGCCGCGAGCTTCTGCGACGGGCTCGGCGAATTCCGCGCGCTCGCCGAGTCGCGCGCGCTTGCGGATTGGTGCCGCGAGGCCGACGTCGCCGAGGCGGACGCCGTGGAGCTCGCGCGCGCACTCGGCGTCGAGAAGCCAGCGAGCATCCTGTGTGGCTGGGGCATGTCGCGGCGCTCGAACGGCGCGGCCATCATCCGCGCGCTCGACGCACTCGGCGCAGTGAGCGGCAACGTCGGCGTGCGCGGCGGCGGCGTGGCCTATTGGTGGAACCGTCGGCGTGCATTCGACGCGAGCTGGATCCGCGCCAACGAGACCGCCCCGCGCACGGTGCTCGAGGCGATGCTCGGCCGCGAATTGCTCGAGATCAACGACCCGCCGATTCGCGCGGTGTGGATCACCTGCGGCAATCCGGTGGCGATGCTGCCCGAGAGCGAGACCACCGCGCGCGCGCTGAAGAGCCGCGAGTTGGTCGTCGTCGCGGATTCGTTCCTCACCGACACCGTGCGCTGCGCCACGCTCGTGCTGCCCACGACCACGCTGCTCGAAGCCGACGATTTGCTCGGCTCGTATGGACACCACTTCATCGGCGTCGCAGAGCCGGTCGTGGCGCCGCCGCCGGGTGTGAAGAGCGATCTGGAAATCATCCAGGCGCTCGCGGGTCGCGTCGGGCTCGGGGATCATTTCACGGGCACGGCGCGCGAGTGGAAGCAGCGCTTCATCAAGCCCAAGCTCGAGCCGAAGGGCGTGACCCTGGAGCAGCTCGAACGCGCGCCGGTGCGCAGTCCGATGTCCGCCGAGGTGGCGTTCGAGGACCGCAAGTTCCCGACGCCGAGTGGCAAGGTTAACCTGATTGTTAATACGATCGCTGAGGAGCCCGACGATGCCGGGTTTCCGCTGGTGCTGATGAGCACCTCGACCGAGCGCTCGCAGTCGTCGCAGTGGGTGAAGGTGCCCGAGGGGCCAGCGGTGGTCACGGTGCATCCGGATGCGACGCCGTTCGCGGACGGTGCACTCGCGCGGCTCGAGTCGCGCGTGGGGGGCATGGATGTCCGCATCAAGCACGACGCCCGTCAACGTCGCGATGTGGCCATCGTCCCCAAGGGCGGGCATCTGCATCGTGGCCAGTGCGCCAACGCGCTCATTCGCGCGCGCACCACGGACCTGGGCGAGGGCGCCGCGCTGCACGAGCGCGTGCGGCTCGTCGCGCCTTAG
- a CDS encoding M23 family metallopeptidase, giving the protein MIALCAALLAASPAPAPATGPASAPTAIMAPVDAGAMAAVDGGADAASGTATSASGATLTINTEAAVPGGILVLDVRNYKWPEALRGKLLGEKLKFFTAGKKHQRALVGISLEQEPGPLKVEVELHRGKTVETLSTTIAIASKEFRKSELKVASKFVTPPKSEKEHIAQDKVEINKAYKSLGFGPATFVGKLSQPRDSEITAHFGDQRLYNGKKKNAHQGTDFDGKIGDPIQAAADGVVILARGCYYSGNTVIVAHGGGLFTSYFHMSRMDVTPGQQVTRGTQLGLVGKTGRVTGPHLHLGVKIHDRLVDAEEAFKLDLGLDKGQTPEFPHLAIDVADGGASDAGPEEHSEVDPLPASAGDAGAR; this is encoded by the coding sequence ATGATCGCCCTCTGCGCCGCGCTCCTCGCCGCCTCGCCTGCTCCTGCACCGGCGACCGGACCCGCGAGCGCGCCCACGGCGATCATGGCTCCGGTGGATGCGGGCGCAATGGCCGCCGTCGATGGGGGCGCAGACGCCGCATCGGGAACGGCGACCAGCGCCTCGGGTGCCACGCTCACCATCAACACCGAGGCTGCGGTGCCGGGCGGAATCCTGGTGCTCGACGTGCGCAACTACAAGTGGCCGGAGGCGCTGCGGGGCAAGCTCCTGGGGGAGAAGCTCAAGTTCTTCACCGCGGGCAAGAAGCACCAGCGCGCGCTGGTGGGCATCTCGCTGGAGCAGGAGCCGGGGCCGCTGAAGGTCGAAGTGGAGCTGCACCGGGGCAAGACGGTGGAGACGCTGTCCACCACGATCGCCATCGCCTCCAAGGAGTTCCGCAAATCGGAGCTCAAGGTGGCGTCGAAGTTCGTCACCCCGCCCAAGAGCGAGAAGGAGCACATCGCCCAGGACAAGGTGGAGATCAACAAGGCCTACAAGTCGCTCGGGTTCGGGCCGGCCACCTTCGTGGGCAAGCTCAGCCAGCCGCGCGACTCGGAGATCACCGCGCACTTCGGCGACCAGCGCCTCTACAACGGCAAGAAGAAGAACGCGCACCAGGGCACCGACTTCGACGGCAAGATCGGCGACCCCATCCAGGCTGCGGCCGACGGCGTGGTGATCCTCGCGCGCGGCTGCTACTACTCGGGCAACACGGTGATCGTCGCGCACGGCGGCGGGCTCTTCACCTCGTACTTCCACATGTCCCGCATGGACGTGACCCCGGGCCAGCAGGTCACGCGCGGTACGCAGCTCGGCCTGGTGGGCAAGACCGGCCGCGTGACCGGGCCGCACCTGCACCTGGGCGTGAAGATCCACGACCGGCTGGTGGACGCGGAGGAAGCCTTCAAGCTCGACCTCGGCCTCGACAAGGGCCAGACGCCGGAGTTCCCCCACCTCGCGATCGACGTTGCCGATGGCGGGGCGAGCGACGCGGGCCCGGAGGAGCACAGCGAAGTGGATCCTCTGCCTGCGAGCGCAGGCGACGCCGGCGCGCGCTGA
- a CDS encoding aldo/keto reductase encodes MQRRALGQTGIDVSVLGLGTAGLGSAEVPESDFAKVLHRALDLGVNLIDTARSYALAEARLGRHLGARRRDVVLCTKGGYFVEGAPDWTPEAITYGIHRALRQLKTDYLDVFLLHSCPLEVLKREDLVDALLQAKDAGKIREAGYSGEGAALEWALRSGKFTVLECSVNVVDQRSLGSGIVAEAQERGIGILAKRPLANACFTYPISPGASDVGIYWGRLQKLKVEPGTLGWAELALRFAAFAPGVSSAIAGMRTVPHVEANAAALGGGPLDADLASSIRQAFTAAGASWDGII; translated from the coding sequence ATGCAGCGGCGCGCGCTGGGCCAGACCGGGATCGACGTCTCCGTGCTCGGGCTGGGCACGGCCGGGCTGGGCTCGGCCGAGGTCCCCGAGTCCGACTTCGCCAAGGTGCTGCACCGCGCGCTGGATCTGGGCGTGAACCTCATCGACACCGCGCGCTCGTACGCGCTGGCCGAGGCGCGGCTGGGGCGGCACCTCGGCGCGCGGCGCCGCGACGTGGTGCTCTGCACCAAGGGCGGCTACTTCGTCGAAGGCGCGCCGGATTGGACGCCCGAGGCCATCACCTACGGCATCCACCGCGCCCTGCGGCAGCTCAAGACCGACTACCTCGACGTGTTCCTGCTGCACTCCTGTCCGCTGGAGGTGCTCAAGCGCGAGGATCTCGTCGACGCGCTGCTGCAGGCCAAGGACGCCGGCAAGATCCGCGAGGCGGGCTACTCGGGCGAGGGCGCGGCGCTGGAGTGGGCGCTGCGCTCGGGGAAGTTCACGGTGCTGGAGTGCTCGGTGAACGTGGTCGACCAGCGCAGCCTCGGCTCGGGCATCGTGGCCGAAGCGCAGGAGCGCGGGATCGGCATCCTCGCCAAGCGGCCGCTCGCGAATGCGTGCTTCACGTATCCGATTTCGCCGGGCGCCAGCGACGTGGGCATCTACTGGGGTCGGCTGCAGAAGCTCAAGGTCGAGCCGGGGACGCTCGGCTGGGCCGAGCTGGCGCTGCGGTTCGCGGCGTTCGCGCCCGGGGTGAGCTCGGCCATCGCGGGGATGCGCACCGTGCCGCACGTGGAGGCCAACGCGGCCGCGCTCGGCGGTGGACCACTCGACGCCGACCTGGCCTCGAGCATCCGCCAGGCGTTCACGGCCGCCGGCGCGAGCTGGGACGGCATCATCTGA
- a CDS encoding adenylate/guanylate cyclase domain-containing protein, translated as MGGARQASNPERQARGVAPIRFGLALHVGEVAYGNIGGAARLDFTCIGPAVNLASRLEGLTGTQDRRVVVSSDFARLTSWPTEPLGRFSLKGVAQEQEVLAPTKAELR; from the coding sequence ATGGGAGGCGCTCGGCAAGCTTCAAACCCCGAGCGCCAGGCGCGAGGCGTGGCGCCCATCCGCTTCGGGCTCGCGCTGCACGTGGGCGAGGTGGCGTACGGCAACATTGGCGGCGCCGCGCGGCTGGACTTCACCTGCATCGGCCCCGCGGTGAACCTGGCGTCGCGGCTCGAGGGCCTCACCGGCACGCAGGACCGCCGCGTGGTCGTGAGCAGCGACTTCGCCAGGCTCACGAGCTGGCCGACCGAGCCGCTGGGCAGGTTCAGCCTCAAGGGCGTTGCCCAGGAGCAAGAGGTGCTCGCGCCGACCAAGGCCGAGCTCCGCTGA
- a CDS encoding helix-turn-helix transcriptional regulator, giving the protein MRPTSTVQEFLSDPYGRYFCGRQHIVFAHSHELIGFVCWGYPDVDDVREMLTLCEIGVRADARPHRFLVDVRELEFVDPRTFAMFVDYTRRHRDVLGRKLMRQALLRPEGLVGSIISGFSNVAKLSYPYKVFAEVDATVAWLGLEPGEGADLVAELEAVRANASGTNSTVRRMREVLATTRCATLAELAQRLKLSRRTCQRALNDAGTTFRRELRAARLTRARDFLQQSDRNLTWIAAELGFSSAQHFATAFRKATGETPSAWRARHRSPSEPHRKSG; this is encoded by the coding sequence GTGCGCCCCACCTCCACGGTCCAGGAGTTCCTCTCCGACCCGTACGGCAGGTACTTCTGCGGCCGGCAGCACATCGTCTTCGCGCACTCGCATGAGCTGATCGGCTTCGTGTGCTGGGGCTACCCGGACGTCGACGACGTGCGCGAGATGCTCACCCTCTGCGAGATCGGCGTGCGCGCCGATGCGCGGCCGCACCGCTTCCTGGTGGACGTGCGCGAGCTGGAGTTCGTGGACCCGCGCACCTTCGCCATGTTCGTGGACTACACGCGCCGGCACCGCGACGTGCTCGGCCGCAAGCTGATGCGCCAGGCGCTGCTCCGCCCCGAGGGCCTGGTGGGCTCGATCATCTCGGGCTTCTCCAACGTGGCGAAGCTGTCGTACCCGTACAAGGTCTTTGCCGAGGTCGACGCCACCGTGGCCTGGCTGGGGCTCGAGCCTGGCGAGGGCGCGGACCTGGTGGCCGAGCTGGAGGCGGTGCGCGCCAACGCGAGCGGCACCAACTCCACGGTGCGCCGCATGCGCGAGGTGCTGGCCACCACCCGCTGCGCGACGCTCGCGGAGCTGGCCCAGCGGCTGAAGCTCTCGCGGCGCACCTGCCAGCGCGCCTTGAACGACGCGGGCACCACCTTCCGCCGAGAGCTCCGCGCGGCCCGACTCACGCGCGCGCGCGACTTTCTCCAGCAGAGTGATCGCAACCTCACCTGGATCGCCGCGGAGCTCGGGTTCTCGTCGGCGCAGCACTTCGCGACCGCGTTCCGCAAGGCCACCGGCGAGACGCCCAGCGCCTGGCGCGCGCGGCACCGGTCGCCCAGCGAGCCGCATCGAAAGAGCGGCTGA
- a CDS encoding 3-keto-5-aminohexanoate cleavage protein produces the protein MSQDKVVVTCALTGVLANREQCPYLPYTPVEIAEEAKRAYDAGAAAVHIHGRENDGSQTWSSEIYGQIKAEVQKRCPIIVNFSTGGFNMGLTDDAEKNARIEYIRKVKPEMAALNMGSMNYAKYSERRKDFVFDFIFENKFSDIVMCLKSMQEGRVKPELECFDAGHIHNAEPLRAMGLLNGPTQYSFVLGVLGGIAPTSETLSFMSRAIPRDATWEVIGISKVQWRLVSAALALGGNIRVGLEDNFYLDAAGTQMAKGNGQLVEKAVRMARDIGREPATPDEARKMLSVDKAWA, from the coding sequence ATGAGCCAGGACAAAGTGGTCGTCACCTGTGCGCTGACGGGCGTGCTCGCCAACCGTGAGCAGTGTCCGTACCTGCCGTACACGCCCGTGGAGATCGCCGAGGAGGCCAAGCGCGCCTACGACGCCGGCGCCGCCGCGGTGCACATCCACGGCCGCGAGAACGACGGCAGCCAGACCTGGTCCAGCGAGATCTACGGCCAGATCAAGGCCGAGGTGCAGAAGCGGTGCCCCATCATCGTGAACTTCAGCACCGGCGGCTTCAACATGGGCCTCACCGATGACGCGGAGAAGAACGCGCGCATCGAGTACATCCGCAAGGTGAAGCCGGAGATGGCCGCGCTGAACATGGGCTCGATGAACTACGCCAAGTACAGCGAGCGCCGGAAGGACTTCGTCTTCGACTTCATCTTCGAGAACAAGTTCTCCGACATCGTGATGTGCCTGAAGTCCATGCAGGAGGGCCGCGTGAAGCCGGAGCTGGAGTGCTTCGACGCCGGCCACATCCACAACGCCGAGCCGCTGCGCGCCATGGGCCTTCTCAACGGCCCCACGCAGTACTCGTTCGTGCTGGGCGTGCTGGGCGGCATCGCGCCCACGTCGGAGACGCTGAGCTTCATGTCCCGGGCCATCCCGCGCGACGCGACCTGGGAGGTCATCGGCATCTCCAAGGTGCAGTGGCGCCTGGTCTCGGCGGCGCTGGCGCTGGGCGGCAACATCCGCGTGGGCCTCGAGGACAACTTCTACCTCGACGCCGCCGGCACCCAGATGGCCAAGGGCAACGGCCAGCTCGTGGAGAAGGCCGTCCGCATGGCCCGCGACATCGGCCGCGAGCCGGCCACGCCTGATGAGGCGCGGAAGATGCTCTCCGTCGACAAGGCCTGGGCGTGA
- a CDS encoding FHA domain-containing protein yields the protein MAVTCPSPTCRANIAQTPTPARCPVCSSPLRGAEPKLVIRMPGGLATEFPIRDRLSMGRNPQRNNICISDREVSKEHAVVERRGSEVIVRDLGSSNGTFVNEAKIGEHRLKDGDIIRVGTTQIVYMAAEAQPAITIGNAPSGSNPLRQAMASPTSQQRANLTVVHSFNAPVLAQVKSSTERNLKAVTDFEDMEQLREEYRRLQVALEFQEGITIDKGVDALLEQILTFAHTTLKADNGAILKRAEKGFEASHIKQRNPNAAGFTVSDTLLEQVATTRSALLIQDVDVDPRFSAAQSIVSQGIKCAMGVPLITKGNVRAVLYLDILQRTHSFTDTDLKLLNAIAIQAAYTLENAELVAQVEQEAAKRANLARFLSPALVEEAQGGDLDLHTSGKSTDITVLFSDIRGFTTMSEKETPENVVAMLNEYFEIMVEIVFKYGGTLDKFIGDSIMALWGTPKKRPDDAENAVRAALEMQQRMVPFNRGRVAAGKAAIYMGVGINSGQAVVGSMGSSRRSDYTAIGDAVNLASRLCHEARANEIIISATTQKLLPKDTFDLDTSLPPAKVKGKEKPIPIARVLDFASEATMGAQHR from the coding sequence ATGGCTGTCACCTGCCCCAGCCCGACCTGCCGCGCGAACATCGCGCAGACGCCCACGCCGGCGCGCTGCCCCGTGTGCAGCTCGCCCTTGCGCGGCGCTGAGCCCAAGCTGGTCATCCGCATGCCGGGCGGGCTCGCCACCGAGTTCCCCATCCGCGACCGGCTCTCGATGGGCCGCAACCCGCAGCGCAACAACATTTGCATCTCCGATCGCGAAGTGTCGAAGGAGCATGCGGTGGTGGAGCGGCGCGGGAGCGAGGTCATCGTCCGCGACCTGGGCAGCTCCAACGGCACGTTCGTCAACGAGGCCAAGATCGGCGAGCACCGCCTCAAGGACGGCGACATCATCCGGGTGGGCACCACCCAGATCGTCTACATGGCCGCCGAGGCCCAGCCGGCCATCACCATCGGCAACGCGCCCAGCGGCTCGAATCCGCTGCGGCAGGCGATGGCCTCGCCCACCTCGCAGCAGCGCGCCAACCTGACGGTGGTGCACTCGTTCAATGCGCCCGTGCTGGCGCAGGTGAAGAGCAGCACCGAGCGCAACCTCAAGGCCGTCACCGACTTCGAGGACATGGAGCAGCTGCGCGAGGAGTACCGCCGGCTGCAAGTTGCCCTGGAGTTCCAGGAGGGCATCACCATCGACAAGGGCGTGGATGCGCTGCTCGAGCAGATCCTCACCTTCGCGCACACCACGCTCAAGGCCGACAACGGCGCCATCTTGAAGCGCGCGGAGAAGGGCTTCGAGGCCAGCCACATCAAGCAGCGCAACCCGAACGCGGCGGGCTTCACCGTCTCGGACACGCTGCTGGAGCAGGTGGCCACCACGCGCAGCGCGCTCTTGATCCAGGACGTCGACGTGGACCCGCGCTTTTCGGCGGCGCAGTCCATCGTGAGCCAGGGCATCAAGTGCGCCATGGGCGTGCCGCTGATCACCAAGGGCAACGTGCGCGCGGTGCTGTACCTCGACATCCTGCAGCGCACGCACTCCTTCACCGACACCGACCTCAAGCTCCTCAACGCCATCGCCATCCAGGCGGCCTATACCCTGGAGAACGCGGAGCTCGTGGCTCAGGTGGAGCAGGAGGCGGCCAAGCGCGCCAACCTGGCCCGCTTCCTCTCGCCGGCGCTGGTGGAAGAGGCGCAGGGCGGCGACCTCGACCTGCACACCAGCGGCAAGAGCACCGACATCACCGTGCTCTTCAGCGACATCCGCGGCTTCACCACCATGAGCGAGAAGGAGACGCCGGAGAACGTCGTCGCCATGCTCAACGAGTACTTCGAGATCATGGTGGAGATCGTCTTCAAGTACGGCGGCACCCTCGACAAGTTCATCGGCGACTCGATCATGGCCCTCTGGGGCACGCCCAAGAAGCGCCCCGACGACGCCGAGAACGCCGTCCGCGCCGCGCTGGAGATGCAGCAGCGCATGGTGCCCTTCAACCGTGGCCGCGTGGCCGCCGGCAAGGCCGCCATCTACATGGGCGTGGGCATCAACTCCGGCCAGGCGGTCGTGGGCAGCATGGGCAGCTCGCGCCGCTCGGACTACACCGCCATCGGCGACGCGGTGAACCTGGCCTCGCGCCTGTGCCACGAGGCGCGCGCCAACGAGATCATCATCTCCGCCACCACCCAGAAGCTCCTGCCCAAGGACACCTTCGACCTCGACACTTCGCTGCCGCCGGCCAAGGTGAAGGGCAAGGAGAAGCCCATCCCCATCGCGCGGGTGCTCGACTTCGCCTCCGAGGCGACCATGGGCGCGCAGCACCGCTAG